GGCCGCGTCGACCCGGCCCGCGAGGGCCGCACCCTGGTGGCCAAGCAGGTCACCCTGGACGGCCCGAAGGCAGTCCCGGCCATCGCCCAGGCCCTGGCCGAAGCGGCAAGCTGGGTGGACTGCACGGACATACGCGTGGAGCGCGTGGACGCCCCGGAACTGCGCGAGCCCCTCGCAAGGGAACTCACCCGCATACTGGCGTGATCGTCAGCGGATCTCGAGGATCTTCTCCCGCATCGCATACACGACCGCCTCCATCCTGGAGTGCAGCTGCAGCTTCTCCAGGATGTTGCGCACATGGTTCTTCACGGTGTTCTCGGAGATGAACAACTCCTTGGCGATATCGCGGTTGTTCATCCCCGTGGCGACGAGCTTGAGCACTTCCAGCTCGCGGTCCGTGAGCCGCGGTGCAGGCACCAGCCGACGCTCGTCGGTCCGCTGAATCATCGACTTGAACTCGGTGAGCAGCTTCGACGCCATGGAAGGGCTGATCTGCGACTGCCCGTCGGCCACCGCGCGAATGGCGGTGGCCACCTCGTCCGTCGAGATCTCCTTGAGGAGATAACCGGTCGCGCCCGCCTTGATGGCCTCGTAGAGATCGGCTTCCTCGTCGCTGAT
This genomic window from Streptomyces sp. DG2A-72 contains:
- a CDS encoding response regulator transcription factor encodes the protein MADSFGPMHDGDADDGVAGMGPDTGSPRKEPIRVLVVDDHALFRRGLEIVLAAEEDIQVVGEAGDGAEAVDKAADLLPDIVLMDVRMPKRGGIEACTSIKEVAPSAKIIMLTISDEEADLYEAIKAGATGYLLKEISTDEVATAIRAVADGQSQISPSMASKLLTEFKSMIQRTDERRLVPAPRLTDRELEVLKLVATGMNNRDIAKELFISENTVKNHVRNILEKLQLHSRMEAVVYAMREKILEIR